Proteins co-encoded in one Streptomyces sp. NBC_01283 genomic window:
- a CDS encoding SGNH/GDSL hydrolase family protein yields MKPLCFVALGDSLTAGIGDPVDEGWRGWAALLAEGLAAGEGAVREGVVRFHNLAVSGSQTGDVLDRQLPVALELRPDLVSVVVGVNDTLRCTFDIRAVAARLDEVYAAAGRHGAHLLTACLPDPGAMLGLPGALARPLARRQRAVNAVVHALSERYAAVHLHLADDEWVADRTLWSADRLHPGERGHRLVAARFHALLAARGLAAGGPPSCEPQLPSPTRSASLLWLATAGTGWVARRCTDLLPQLLTLAADEVRHQVRGSSARLDLSATHAVTAALAALTVAEQPDAA; encoded by the coding sequence ATGAAGCCGTTGTGTTTCGTGGCTCTCGGCGACTCCCTCACCGCAGGCATCGGGGACCCCGTGGACGAGGGGTGGCGCGGATGGGCGGCGCTGCTGGCCGAGGGGCTGGCAGCGGGTGAGGGGGCGGTGCGGGAGGGGGTGGTGCGGTTCCACAACCTCGCCGTCAGCGGCTCCCAGACCGGGGACGTGCTGGACCGGCAACTGCCCGTGGCCCTGGAGCTGCGGCCCGACCTGGTCTCGGTCGTCGTCGGCGTCAACGACACCCTGCGCTGCACGTTCGACATCCGGGCCGTGGCGGCACGCCTCGACGAGGTCTACGCCGCCGCCGGGCGGCACGGCGCCCACCTGCTCACCGCCTGCCTCCCCGACCCGGGGGCCATGCTCGGCCTCCCCGGCGCCCTGGCACGCCCGCTGGCCCGGCGGCAGCGCGCGGTCAACGCCGTCGTGCACGCGCTGTCCGAGCGCTACGCCGCCGTCCACCTGCATCTCGCGGACGACGAGTGGGTCGCCGACCGCACCCTGTGGAGCGCGGACCGGCTGCATCCCGGCGAGCGGGGCCACCGTCTTGTTGCCGCCCGCTTCCACGCGCTGCTCGCGGCCCGGGGCCTCGCGGCGGGCGGCCCGCCCTCGTGCGAGCCCCAACTGCCCTCGCCCACCCGCTCGGCGAGCCTGCTGTGGCTGGCGACCGCGGGCACCGGCTGGGTGGCGCGCCGGTGCACCGATCTGCTGCCCCAGCTGCTCACCCTCGCGGCCGACGAGGTACGCCATCAGGTACGGGGCAGCAGCGCCCGGCTCGACCTGAGCGCCACCCACGCGGTGACGGCGGCGCTCGCGGCGCTGACCGTGGCCGAGCAGCCGGACGCGGCGTAG
- a CDS encoding biotin-dependent carboxyltransferase family protein: MTDRAFAVVRAGALTTVQDQGRPGHAHLGVPRSGALDPAATRLANRLVGNPPDAAVLETTLNGCSVRPRCTVTVAVVGAPCPVTVDGRPVAWGAPVRVPAGAVLDVGTAVSGVRCYVAFGGGVAVEPVLASRSTDLLSGLGPPPLTDGTVIPMGSAAAPHARVDTVPHPAPPRELVLRVTPGPRADWFTPSARHTLTTRAYRVSSASNRIGLRTEGPALERAFTDELPSEGMVLGAVQVPPDGRPVVFLADHPTTGGYPVIAVVREADLAGAAQAVPGTPVRFVPAARR, from the coding sequence ATGACGGACCGTGCTTTCGCCGTCGTACGGGCCGGGGCGCTGACCACCGTGCAGGATCAGGGCCGTCCCGGGCACGCCCACCTCGGAGTGCCGCGCTCCGGGGCCCTCGACCCGGCCGCGACCCGCCTCGCCAACCGGCTCGTCGGCAACCCGCCCGACGCGGCCGTCCTGGAGACCACGCTCAACGGCTGCTCCGTGCGACCGCGTTGCACGGTGACGGTGGCCGTCGTGGGAGCGCCCTGCCCGGTGACGGTCGACGGCCGACCGGTGGCGTGGGGTGCCCCCGTGCGGGTACCGGCCGGCGCGGTGCTCGACGTGGGAACGGCCGTCTCCGGAGTGCGTTGCTATGTCGCGTTCGGCGGCGGAGTGGCCGTCGAGCCGGTCCTCGCCAGCCGCTCCACGGATCTGCTCTCCGGGCTCGGCCCGCCGCCGCTCACGGACGGAACCGTCATCCCTATGGGGAGCGCTGCCGCACCCCACGCACGCGTGGACACCGTCCCGCACCCCGCGCCACCCCGCGAACTGGTCCTGAGGGTGACGCCAGGACCGCGCGCCGACTGGTTCACCCCCTCGGCCCGGCACACGCTGACCACGCGCGCGTACCGCGTGTCCTCGGCGAGCAACCGCATCGGTCTACGCACCGAAGGGCCGGCCCTGGAGCGGGCGTTCACCGATGAGCTCCCCAGCGAGGGCATGGTCCTCGGTGCCGTCCAGGTGCCGCCGGACGGCCGGCCCGTGGTGTTCCTCGCCGACCACCCGACGACCGGGGGCTACCCGGTGATCGCGGTGGTCAGGGAGGCTGATCTGGCCGGTGCGGCGCAGGCGGTGCCAGGAACCCCGGTCCGTTTCGTCCCGGCGGCACGACGCTGA
- a CDS encoding allophanate hydrolase subunit 1: MRVLPVGEQALLVELADGDKAQALHAELLRRRAAGLIRVREIVPAARTVLLDGLDDPGPVGAELAALDIPPLAARAEDVREIPVRYDGPDLADVAAHWGVPVAEVARIHAAAEYRVAFCGFAPGFGYLTGLPERYDVPRRATPRTSVPAGSVALAGPYTGMYPRSSPGGWQLIGTTDAVLWDHARVPAALLTPGVRVRFVPSPAVPSLGAR; the protein is encoded by the coding sequence GTGAGGGTGCTTCCGGTCGGCGAGCAGGCGCTGCTGGTCGAACTCGCCGACGGCGACAAGGCGCAGGCGCTCCACGCCGAACTGCTGCGTCGCAGGGCCGCGGGCCTGATCCGCGTACGGGAGATCGTCCCCGCGGCCCGCACGGTGCTCCTGGACGGCCTTGACGACCCCGGCCCCGTCGGCGCCGAGCTGGCCGCCCTGGACATCCCGCCGCTCGCGGCGCGCGCGGAGGACGTCCGGGAGATCCCGGTCCGCTACGACGGGCCCGACCTGGCGGATGTGGCGGCGCACTGGGGGGTCCCGGTGGCGGAGGTCGCCCGGATCCACGCGGCGGCCGAATACCGGGTCGCCTTCTGCGGGTTCGCGCCCGGCTTCGGCTATCTCACGGGGCTGCCCGAGCGCTACGACGTGCCTCGCCGGGCCACACCACGCACGAGCGTCCCGGCCGGCAGCGTCGCCCTTGCGGGGCCGTACACGGGGATGTATCCACGCTCGTCTCCCGGCGGCTGGCAGCTCATCGGCACGACCGATGCCGTGCTGTGGGACCACGCGCGCGTGCCTGCCGCCCTGCTCACCCCCGGGGTGCGGGTGCGCTTCGTGCCCAGCCCAGCCGTGCCCAGCCTGGGGGCACGATGA
- a CDS encoding LamB/YcsF family protein, with protein sequence MTRAPADAVIDLNADLGEGFGRWRLTDDKELLSVVTSANVACGFHAGDAATMRRVCEQAAARGVRIGAQVSYRDLAGFGRRSMDVPADELAAEVAYQIGALEVFARAAGTRVSYVKPHGALYNRVVHDEEQARAVLDGVLLADDALPVLGLPGSRFLEVAGKAGLPVVTEAFADRAYTPEGTLVPRGDDGAVITEADAVVERSVGMARFGAVTAQGGRRIDVRARSLCLHGDTPGAVALARQVRARLEAAGVRVEAFA encoded by the coding sequence ATGACGCGAGCCCCGGCCGACGCCGTGATCGATCTCAATGCCGACCTCGGTGAGGGCTTCGGCCGCTGGCGCCTGACCGACGACAAGGAGCTGCTCTCCGTCGTCACGAGCGCCAACGTGGCCTGCGGCTTCCACGCCGGGGACGCGGCCACCATGCGGCGCGTGTGCGAGCAGGCCGCCGCACGCGGGGTACGGATCGGCGCCCAGGTCTCCTACCGCGACCTGGCAGGCTTCGGGCGCCGCTCCATGGACGTGCCCGCCGACGAGCTCGCGGCCGAAGTGGCGTACCAGATCGGCGCCCTGGAGGTCTTCGCGCGGGCGGCAGGCACGCGCGTGTCGTACGTGAAGCCGCACGGAGCGCTCTACAACCGCGTCGTCCATGACGAGGAGCAGGCGCGCGCCGTCCTCGACGGTGTCCTGCTCGCGGATGACGCGCTGCCGGTCCTCGGGCTGCCCGGATCGCGCTTCCTGGAGGTGGCGGGCAAGGCCGGGCTGCCCGTCGTCACCGAGGCGTTCGCGGACCGTGCGTACACCCCGGAGGGGACGCTCGTGCCACGCGGCGACGATGGCGCCGTCATCACGGAGGCGGACGCCGTCGTCGAACGCTCCGTGGGCATGGCCCGGTTCGGGGCGGTCACCGCCCAGGGCGGCCGGCGCATCGACGTCCGCGCGCGCTCGCTGTGCCTGCACGGCGACACCCCGGGGGCGGTGGCCCTCGCCCGGCAGGTCCGGGCACGCCTCGAAGCGGCGGGCGTCCGGGTGGAGGCCTTCGCGTGA
- a CDS encoding putative hydro-lyase, protein MSPAATASRSPAEARALFRSGTSGPTAGWAAGHTQANLISVPADWAYDMLLFCQRNPKPCPVLDVTDAGSWTTPLAPGADLRTDLPRYRVWEGGELTDEPTDVADRWRDDLVSFLIGCSFTFEWALTESGVPMRHVEQGRNVSMYVTARPCRPAGRLHGPMVVSMRHVPPQHLSAAIRETSLLPAVHGSPVHCGDPAGLGIDDLDRPDFGDAVAAEPGDIPVFWACGVTPQAAVMASRPPFAITHAPGQMFITDARDEQYRVA, encoded by the coding sequence GTGAGCCCCGCGGCCACGGCGTCGCGGAGTCCCGCGGAGGCCCGGGCGCTCTTCCGGTCGGGCACCAGCGGGCCGACCGCGGGCTGGGCGGCCGGTCACACGCAGGCCAATCTGATCTCCGTGCCCGCCGACTGGGCGTACGACATGCTCCTGTTCTGCCAGCGCAACCCGAAGCCCTGCCCGGTGCTCGACGTCACGGACGCGGGCTCCTGGACCACTCCCCTGGCCCCCGGCGCCGATCTGCGCACGGACCTGCCGCGCTACCGGGTGTGGGAGGGCGGCGAGTTGACCGACGAGCCCACGGACGTCGCCGACCGGTGGCGGGACGACCTGGTGTCGTTCCTGATCGGCTGCAGCTTCACCTTCGAGTGGGCGCTGACGGAGTCAGGCGTTCCGATGCGCCATGTCGAGCAGGGCCGCAACGTCTCGATGTACGTGACCGCGCGCCCCTGCCGTCCGGCGGGACGGCTGCACGGCCCGATGGTGGTGTCGATGCGCCACGTGCCGCCGCAGCACCTCTCGGCGGCGATCAGGGAGACTTCGCTGCTGCCCGCGGTGCACGGTAGTCCCGTGCACTGCGGGGATCCCGCGGGGCTCGGCATCGACGACCTCGACCGGCCCGACTTCGGTGATGCGGTGGCCGCGGAGCCCGGTGACATCCCGGTGTTCTGGGCGTGCGGGGTGACGCCGCAGGCCGCGGTGATGGCCTCGCGGCCGCCGTTCGCGATCACGCACGCGCCGGGCCAGATGTTCATCACCGACGCCCGTGACGAGCAGTACCGGGTGGCCTGA
- a CDS encoding MFS transporter, translating to MSTPPPPQAVPAESRPVDGEPVGDNGAFGWLRALGPRGRRAFGGAFGGYALDSYDYFTLPLSMVAIAAYFGLDSGQTGLLTTVTLVVSAIGGAIAGVVADRIGRVKALMITVVTYAVFTVACGFAPNYETLLVFRALQGLGFGGEWAVGAILVAEYATAKNRGRTLGAIQSAWAIGWALAVIVYTVVFQFLGEDIAWRVMFWTGALPALLVVYVRRNVHDAPEAAEQREKSADKGSFTAIFKPGLLRITLFAVLLSTGVQGGYYTLATWVPTYLKTERGLTVVGTGGYLAFLISGAFIGYLAGGYLTDVLGRKRNITLFAFLSAASILAYTNIPDGANGLLLVLGFPLGFCMSAIFSGFGSFLSELYPAAVRGTGQGFTYNTGRAVGAIFPTMVGFLADSWGVGGALVFGALGYAIAVLALFGLPETRGKELV from the coding sequence ATGAGCACACCCCCACCGCCCCAGGCCGTGCCGGCCGAAAGCCGCCCCGTGGACGGCGAACCCGTCGGCGACAACGGCGCGTTCGGCTGGCTGCGCGCGCTTGGCCCGCGAGGCCGCCGTGCCTTCGGGGGCGCCTTCGGCGGCTACGCCCTCGACTCCTACGACTACTTCACGCTGCCGCTGAGCATGGTCGCGATCGCCGCGTACTTCGGCCTGGACAGCGGCCAGACCGGCCTGCTCACCACGGTCACGCTGGTCGTCTCCGCGATAGGCGGCGCGATCGCCGGGGTGGTCGCGGACCGGATCGGCCGCGTCAAGGCACTGATGATCACGGTCGTCACGTACGCCGTCTTCACCGTCGCCTGCGGCTTCGCGCCCAACTACGAGACCCTGCTGGTCTTCCGCGCCCTCCAGGGCCTCGGTTTCGGCGGCGAGTGGGCGGTCGGCGCGATCCTGGTCGCCGAGTACGCCACCGCCAAGAACCGCGGCCGTACGCTCGGCGCGATCCAGAGCGCCTGGGCGATCGGCTGGGCGCTCGCGGTGATCGTCTACACCGTGGTGTTCCAGTTCCTCGGCGAGGACATCGCCTGGCGTGTGATGTTCTGGACCGGAGCGCTGCCCGCCCTGCTCGTCGTCTACGTACGTCGCAATGTGCACGACGCCCCGGAGGCGGCCGAGCAGCGCGAGAAAAGCGCGGACAAGGGCTCGTTCACCGCGATCTTCAAGCCCGGTCTCCTGCGCATCACGCTCTTCGCGGTCCTGCTGTCCACCGGCGTACAGGGCGGCTACTACACGCTCGCCACCTGGGTGCCCACGTATCTGAAGACCGAACGCGGACTCACGGTGGTCGGCACGGGCGGGTATCTCGCGTTCCTGATCTCCGGTGCCTTCATCGGCTACCTGGCGGGCGGCTATCTCACCGATGTGCTCGGCCGCAAACGCAACATCACGCTCTTCGCGTTCCTCTCCGCGGCCAGCATCCTCGCCTACACGAACATCCCGGACGGGGCCAACGGCCTTCTCCTTGTGCTCGGTTTCCCGCTCGGCTTCTGTATGTCGGCCATTTTCAGCGGCTTCGGTTCCTTCCTCAGCGAGCTCTACCCGGCCGCCGTGCGCGGCACGGGGCAGGGCTTCACGTACAACACCGGTCGCGCCGTGGGCGCCATATTCCCCACCATGGTCGGATTCCTCGCCGACAGCTGGGGCGTGGGCGGTGCGCTGGTCTTCGGCGCACTGGGCTACGCCATCGCCGTGCTCGCGCTGTTCGGGCTGCCCGAGACGCGCGGCAAGGAGCTGGTGTGA
- a CDS encoding GntR family transcriptional regulator: MADASGLADDRALLGRTSTAERVSDILRSRIAEGYFPPGARLSEDSIGGALGVSRNTLREAFRLLTHERLLVHQLNRGVFVRVLTVEDVEDIYRTRRLVECAVVRGLGDPPFALDGLASAVADGTKAARERKWKGVSTANIHFHRELVALAGSARTDEVMRSVFAELRLAFHVVDDPRGLHEPYLVRNRQILQTLQEGDAAEAERLLAVYLDDSRSGLVEVYGRRVAEGERPGS, translated from the coding sequence ATGGCTGACGCGAGCGGACTGGCCGACGACCGTGCGCTCCTGGGGCGCACCAGCACCGCGGAGCGGGTCTCCGACATCCTCCGGAGCCGTATCGCCGAGGGCTACTTCCCGCCGGGGGCGCGCCTGTCGGAGGACAGCATCGGCGGCGCGCTCGGCGTCTCGCGCAACACGCTGCGCGAGGCCTTCCGTCTTCTCACGCACGAACGGCTGCTGGTCCACCAGCTCAACCGCGGGGTATTTGTCCGAGTTCTCACGGTTGAGGACGTCGAGGACATTTATCGCACCCGGCGCCTCGTGGAGTGCGCGGTCGTCCGCGGCCTCGGCGATCCGCCCTTCGCGCTCGACGGACTCGCGAGCGCCGTCGCGGACGGCACGAAGGCGGCCCGCGAGCGCAAGTGGAAGGGCGTCTCCACGGCGAACATCCACTTCCACCGGGAGCTGGTCGCGCTCGCCGGGAGCGCCCGCACCGACGAGGTGATGCGCAGCGTCTTCGCCGAACTGCGCCTGGCCTTCCACGTGGTGGACGATCCACGCGGGCTGCACGAGCCGTACCTCGTACGCAACCGGCAGATACTGCAGACCCTCCAGGAGGGGGACGCCGCGGAGGCCGAGCGGCTGCTCGCGGTCTACCTGGACGACTCGCGCAGCGGCCTCGTCGAGGTCTACGGCCGACGCGTGGCGGAAGGCGAGCGTCCGGGCTCCTGA